The window TAAATCCTGCCTTATTGTATGCAACACAATAAACCAATCGCTGAAAGTATTTGAATTATTGAAGGAAAAAGGGATTAATGCCGAATACCTTTCTTCCAATATATTACCTGTACACAGGAGGAAAAGAATTGAAGAAATAAAAGAAAGATTGGAAAACAAGCAAAAGGTAGTCCTGGTATCAACCCAGGTTGTAGAAGCAGGAGTTGACCTTGATTTTGATTTGGTAATAAGAGATATAGGACCTCTTGATTCCATAATTCAGTGTGCCGGTAGGTGTAACAGAAATGGTAAGAATAATATGGGGGATGTGTATGTTACTCAAATGGTAAATGAAAATAATGAGCTTTATTCTTATAAAATATATGGAAGCACATCTGTTAATATAACTATTGAACTTTTAAGTAAGTATGATTTTATTGAAGAAAAGGAATATTATAACTTAATTAATGAGTACTTTAATAGGGTGCAGGGAAATAAATCCTTTGAGAAATCAGAAAGGATTATTGAATCGATAGAAAGCCTAAACTTTGATGGTGATTATGGAATACCTATAAATAAATTCTCCTTAATAGGAAACAATCAGGGTTATATTGATGTAATATTCAGGATTGATAATTATATAGAAGAAGCGTATCAGAAGTTCCTGGAAGCTTTGAAGGAAAAAGATTACAAAACTAAACGAAATTTGGTATTGGAAGTCAAAAATACAATAAAGGATTATACAATATCTTTACCTGTCAAATATTATAGAAAGTTTACGAGAGATGAGCATTATGAAAATATTATTTCACTGCCCTATTCTGACTGCGTAAGTTTGTATAATGAAACTACAGGGTTTAACCGGCAGGAAGAAGATTATTATATGTTTTGATATTGCGTTATATAATGTTCACTTTATTTTATATGTTGTTCCGCATCAGTAGGCAGTGCGGAAATAATACGAAAATGTTTATATGAGGTAAAAACAAGAGGTATTATGTATGGAGGAAATTAAACCGAATATCGATCATGCAAAAGAACATGAAAAAGTAACCGGTACCCTTGTCTGGTACTATTGCATATGCAAGAGGGAAGTATGGCTCATGGCAAGAAATATTTCATCAGATCAGGACAACGAGCTTCTGGATATAGGAAGGTTTATACACGAGCATTCATACTCAAGAAAAGAAAAAGAACTGGAATTAGAAAATATGAAATTGGATATTATTGAAAATATAAACGGAACGGTAATAGTGGAGGAGATAAAAAAGACCTCTAAGTTTATTGAAAGCTCAAAAATGCAGCTGCTCTTCTATTTGTATGAATTGGATAAAAAGGGTATAGCAGCTGAAGGATTGCTTCTATTCCCTGAAGAAAAAAAGAGGGAGCGGGTGGTGCTGGATGAAGAGAAAAAGTCAGAAATAGAAGCGGTGATAAGGGACATCTTGAGCATAACAAGCATGGAAAGACCTCCTGAACCGGCAAAAAGCCACTACTGTAAATCATGTGCCTATGCTGAATTTTGCTGGGCTTGAAAACATATCAATACGCAACACTAACTATTTAATTAAAAAACAAAAGAATTTTTATTTTTTAGAAGGATTTTCATAATTTATATAGAATAATGTTATATTAAGAAAATAATGGATGGTGAAACCATGGTTACTAAAATCAGTGTCAATACTGTAACCCCTATTTACATGGGTGATGCCTTTGGTATTAACGAAATAAAACCTCAAACTATAATTGGAAGTCTAAGGTTCTGGTTCGAAATATTTTTAAAAGCTGTAAATCAATTGCCTAGTAGTTATAATTACAAAGATGAAAATCTTAACTTAAAAAAATATAATGATGATGTTTTAAAAATTATAGCAGAAGGGAAATCATTAAATGAAGCAAAAATTAAAGCATATGAAAAAATATCTTTACCTTCCCAGATTTTCGGATGTAACGGTTTAAAGAGCAAAATTGCAATAAAAAGTATTAGCCAAATAGATGCAGATAATCACTTGAATCTGAAACGAGGCATATATGTACCAAAAGATAGATATTATTCAGAAAATATAAGGCGTTCAAAGAAAAAAGAATATTCACGTTGGTTTTTCCCACCGGCATATTTTTATGGGTATTTTACAATTGAGTTTTATATCGCAGATGAAGATATATTTAATGGAATTTTTTGTCCTTTACTTAATTTTATAGAAAAGTATGGATATTTAGGAGCAAAAAATAATCTTGGTTTCGGGAGAGTTAAATTTGAGCTAGAAGATAACAATTTTGGTAATATTAAAGATTATCGGATTTTCAGATTAACTAATTATGGATTTAGAGATAAAGGTATTTCGGAAGCTGTTAAGCAATATAACAAAATAGAAGATATGTATTCTATTTCAAATATTGGTCTCTATATAAAAAATAAAAGACAATATAATGATAACAATTTTTTTGCTGAGCTAATTGAAGAATTGTTAAAAGAGAAGGCTCATTGGAGAAATAATTTAAGTGATAACGAAAACTTACGTCATTATATTTTTGGAACTACTAAGGACCCTACCAATGCTACAAAAATAATACCGTGGATAAATAAAGTAGATAGCAATAGTTATGAGTATGGGTTCATTTCTTTAGCTTTCTTAGATGAAGATATGATAAAAAAAAGAAGGTGTGGTTAGTGAATAGCATGTTTTTTGAAGTAATAAATGAAGAAATAACAAAAAATGACTTCAAGAATAATTATTTTCATTTTATTAAATATGCCTATAAATATAAAAATGTAAATAGATATTTCGGCTTTATTCCTAAATATGACGATGAACAACATTACAATAAGGAAAAATTAGAAAAGGATTTCCCATTTTTTGAAGAAGAGGTACATAAAAAATGTCGCACAAAAATTAAATACAGTGATTATCCATTGGAATACTATAAGATGCTAAAAAATTTTAATTATCGTAATTTCTATACAATAGATACTAAAATCATTGCAAAATTAAAATCTATATCGAATATATTTAAGAAGGAAGAAGAAATAAAAAACTATGCAAATTCTCTGATACCGGGTTCTTTCATTTTATATCAGGAGTTTGAACTTATATCACCATATTTCTCTAGGGACGATGATGACTTTTATATTATTGATAATCCAGTATTAAAAGAAAAAGTATATAAAGTTCCTATGATAAGAGGGAGTGCATGGAAAGGCAACTTGTTGAATAGTGCATCTAAAATATTGGAAGAAAGAATAGAAGACGAGACCTCAACAATTGAAGAAATTATAGATATATATGCTCGAATATATAGGATATTTGGTACAGGTTCGGAAGACTTTAGAGATTTAAAAGACGTCCTGGATAAGTATGTAGAAAGTAAAAGCAAAAATGAAAACATATCAACGCCTAATCTGGAAAAACAGCTGGTT of the Bacillota bacterium genome contains:
- the cas4 gene encoding CRISPR-associated protein Cas4 — encoded protein: MEEIKPNIDHAKEHEKVTGTLVWYYCICKREVWLMARNISSDQDNELLDIGRFIHEHSYSRKEKELELENMKLDIIENINGTVIVEEIKKTSKFIESSKMQLLFYLYELDKKGIAAEGLLLFPEEKKRERVVLDEEKKSEIEAVIRDILSITSMERPPEPAKSHYCKSCAYAEFCWA
- the cmr1 gene encoding type III-B CRISPR module RAMP protein Cmr1; amino-acid sequence: MVTKISVNTVTPIYMGDAFGINEIKPQTIIGSLRFWFEIFLKAVNQLPSSYNYKDENLNLKKYNDDVLKIIAEGKSLNEAKIKAYEKISLPSQIFGCNGLKSKIAIKSISQIDADNHLNLKRGIYVPKDRYYSENIRRSKKKEYSRWFFPPAYFYGYFTIEFYIADEDIFNGIFCPLLNFIEKYGYLGAKNNLGFGRVKFELEDNNFGNIKDYRIFRLTNYGFRDKGISEAVKQYNKIEDMYSISNIGLYIKNKRQYNDNNFFAELIEELLKEKAHWRNNLSDNENLRHYIFGTTKDPTNATKIIPWINKVDSNSYEYGFISLAFLDEDMIKKRRCG